The genomic window GACCTGAGCTCGGCGCGCTTTTGCCGATCAGAAAAGAACTCGGTCTTTTCGCGAATATCCGTCCGGTCAAGATGATTCCTTCGCTCATTTCAGCTTCCACCTTACGGGAAGAAGTCGTCAAGAATGTGGATATGGTTGTGATCCGCGAACTGACCGGCGGGATCTATTTTGGAGAAAAGGGAAGAAACGAGAGTCCCAGGGCGGCCTATGACGTCCTTCTCTATAATGAGGAAGAAGTCCGCCGGATCATTGAACTTGGTTTTGAAACTGCGAGAGGCAGAAGGAAAAAGCTTTGTTCGGTTGATAAGGCTAATGTGCTCGAGTCGTCTCGTTTCTGGCGGGAGATTGCTGAAGAAGTGGCCAAGGAATACCCGGATATCGAACTGACCCATATGTATGTTGATAATGCTGCGATGCAGCTCGTGCGTTATCCGGAACAGTTCGACGTGATCGTCACAGAGAATATGTTCGGAGATATCCTGACCGACCTGGCTTCGATGCTCGGTGGTTCGATCGGCATGCTTGCTTCAGCCAGCCTGAGCGGCAAAAAAGGACTGTATGAGCCAGCTCATGGCTCCGCACCGGACATTGCCGGCCAGAATAAAGCCAATCCGCTGGCGACGATCCTTTCGGCAGCCATGATGCTGCGCTATACGTTTGACCTAAACGAAGAAGCCGGTAGAATAGAGAATGCTGTGGCCAAAGTTCTGGATCAGGGCTATCGGACAGCCGACCTGGCCAAACCCGGCGATAAAGTGCTTGGGACCAAAGAAATGGGTGACGCAGTGGTAGCTGCGCTGTAAGGCTTAACGATGATTAAGAATAAGACCGCTATGATTGTTGAAATCATTGCGGTCTTTGATTTTTTTTATGTCATCCGTGACAAAAGGCCGTGTAATTTGAAAATTTCAAAGCGCTTCAAAGCAAATAAGGTTCTATAATGTAATGTTGACAACATAATCATTTTATAGTAGCATGCATATAGTGTATATACACTATATAGAGGTGACTTACTATATGAAGAACAATGAAAAGAAGTCGTCAATCTGTAATTGTCTGAATTTACGTAGGGCTGCTTCGACAATTACAAAAATATATGATGAAAAGCTGAGCCCAAGCGGATTGACAGTCAGCCAGTATTCAATTTTGAAGCATCTAAAGTTTTTTGGTCCCATCAGTGTCAGTGATCTGGCTATAAAAATCAGGTTGGACAGGACGACTTTAGTCCGTAGCTTTAAACCTCTGGAAGCGGCATCCTTAATTATTGATGTTTCTCAAAAAGGCACCCGAAACCGTCAGCTTCAATTAACCCAAAAAGGAATTGAGAAATACATTGAGGCGGAATACCTGTGGAACGATGCGCAGAATTTTATTGAACAGGAACTCGGAAAAGAAAATATTGAAAAATTAACATCTCTCCTTTCCGTGATTGAGAGGTTGGGGTCTTAATTTACCCTATTCGTGTATATACACTATATTTATAAAGGAGAGCACAAATCATGCGTATAGAGAATTTGATTCAGGATAAGGCTTATGAATTTGGTTATGAAAAGTGTGGGATTGTCCGTATTCAGGATTTAGAAGGTTATGATAAATGTCTAAGGGAACGTATCGATAAAGTCCCCATCTCAAAGATGTTCTATCAGAGCCAAAGCCGTTTGACGAACCTGCAAGAGCGGTACCCCTGGGCAAAATCTGTTATCGTCGTTGTTTCTCATTTCGGACATTATAAAGCACCTGGGCAGTTAAAAGGTCATATCGGTAAACACTATCTATTTGACGGACGTGTCAATACGGAATCTAAGGAATTCAAGAGAAGTGTTCTGATGGAACAATTTCTGCAAGATCTGGGACTTAAAACAGCCTCAAACCGAAATTTTGGTATCGTAGGATTACGCTGGGCGGCCATGAGGGCCGGGCTTGGAATCATACGCAAAAATAATTTCTTTTATACGGAATCCGGTTCCTGGGTGCAACTAGAAGCGTGGATTACTGACAAGGATATGGAACTGGTTGAATCAACCAATTTACCGATTTGTCCTGAAGGCTGCTCTAATTGTATCAAAGCCTGCCCCACCTGTTCTCTTTCATCGCCTTATACAATGAATCCACTTAGCTGTATCTCCTTTCTTACTACTTTTGGCGGCCGTGATTTGGCAAACGATCCTCTCGGCAAGAGTTTTGGAACCTGGATCTACGGGTGCGATGCCTGTCAGGACGTATGCCCGATGAACAGCGGCAAATGGACGGAGGAGGACGAATTCCCCGGTGTTTTAGAAATATCGCTTAGTCTCACACCAGAAAACATGATGAAACTGGAAGAAGAATTTTATAAGCATAACATACAGCCAAAATTCTTTTACCTTTCTCCGGATGAATTATGGAAATGGAAAGTAAACGTATTGAATTTCATGCGAAATAATTATCAGGAAAGCTACAAGCAATATATCTTGGAGGCATGCAATAATGAAAATGAAAAGATTCGCGATATAGCACAGATGATCTGTAAAGATGTCTTCAACAGATAATCGATTAAAACGGGCTTACCCGAAGCAAGGGATCATCATTTTTCATCAAGCATAGGTAGAAGAGTCTTCCAGAATTATTTTGGGAGGCTCTTTTTCTAATATACAATTGCAAGTTTTGCAGAGACAAAAGGGGTTAATTTGTTTTGGATTTTTGGCTAATAATTTGAAAATTAAAAAAAAATTAAAATCTTTTTCACGTGATAAGAAATG from Dehalobacter sp. includes these protein-coding regions:
- a CDS encoding MarR family transcriptional regulator, with the protein product MKNNEKKSSICNCLNLRRAASTITKIYDEKLSPSGLTVSQYSILKHLKFFGPISVSDLAIKIRLDRTTLVRSFKPLEAASLIIDVSQKGTRNRQLQLTQKGIEKYIEAEYLWNDAQNFIEQELGKENIEKLTSLLSVIERLGS
- the leuB gene encoding 3-isopropylmalate dehydrogenase, producing MPKIAVLPGDGIGREIIPEALKVLQAVLKDCPVKFEFDSYLIGGAAIDEVGKALPAETLDACKKADAVLLGAIGGPKWDTLPAKERPELGALLPIRKELGLFANIRPVKMIPSLISASTLREEVVKNVDMVVIRELTGGIYFGEKGRNESPRAAYDVLLYNEEEVRRIIELGFETARGRRKKLCSVDKANVLESSRFWREIAEEVAKEYPDIELTHMYVDNAAMQLVRYPEQFDVIVTENMFGDILTDLASMLGGSIGMLASASLSGKKGLYEPAHGSAPDIAGQNKANPLATILSAAMMLRYTFDLNEEAGRIENAVAKVLDQGYRTADLAKPGDKVLGTKEMGDAVVAAL
- a CDS encoding epoxyqueuosine reductase; translation: MRIENLIQDKAYEFGYEKCGIVRIQDLEGYDKCLRERIDKVPISKMFYQSQSRLTNLQERYPWAKSVIVVVSHFGHYKAPGQLKGHIGKHYLFDGRVNTESKEFKRSVLMEQFLQDLGLKTASNRNFGIVGLRWAAMRAGLGIIRKNNFFYTESGSWVQLEAWITDKDMELVESTNLPICPEGCSNCIKACPTCSLSSPYTMNPLSCISFLTTFGGRDLANDPLGKSFGTWIYGCDACQDVCPMNSGKWTEEDEFPGVLEISLSLTPENMMKLEEEFYKHNIQPKFFYLSPDELWKWKVNVLNFMRNNYQESYKQYILEACNNENEKIRDIAQMICKDVFNR